In Betta splendens chromosome 22, fBetSpl5.4, whole genome shotgun sequence, the following proteins share a genomic window:
- the btbd7 gene encoding BTB/POZ domain-containing protein 7 — protein sequence MGANGSSYPHSCSPRIGGSAQAQQTFIGTSSYSQQGYGWESKLYSLEHGHERPADRKKKSLGLATLKRRFIKRRKSSRSADHARQMRELLSGWDVRDTNALVEEYEGTAALKELSFQASLARAEAPNLQRDLAALYQHKYCTDVDLIFQGTCFPAHRAILAARCPFFKTLLSSSPGYGAEVLMDVETAGIDVPMFSALLHYLYTGHFGVGGAEDTRLQNVDILVQLSEEFGTPNSLEADMKGLFDYMCYYDALLSFSSDSEMLENGNERGAVAAVPAGVNVGPGTPDEDLRAHKAILSARSPFFRNLLQRRIRTGEEMTERTLQTPTRIVLDESIIPRKYVQVILHCMYTDVVELGLVLRGSPSASSLGEVQALVAGGRGASTRTEEAMELYHIALFLEFSMLAQGCEDIVVESLSLDSLVPILKWSSQPYGSKWVHRQAMHFLCEEFSQIVTSDVLYDLGKEHLLSAIQSDYLQASEQDILKYVVKWGEQQLIKRMADREPNLLSGTAHSVNKRGVKRRDLDVEELKEILSPLLPFIRTEHILPPNSDVLTDALKRGLISTPPSDMLPTAEGGKANAWLRQKNAGIYVRPRLFSPYVEEAKSVLDEMMVEQTDLVRLRLVRMSNVPDTLYMVNNAVPQCCHMINHQQMASNSSTAPSVVANEIPVPQLSLVKDMIRRLQELRHTEQVQRAYALNCGEGATVSYELQLRVLREFGLADGATELLQNPYKFFPDERFGDESPILALRQVGRCRVNSSPAMDSMFTELEGVAGFHPPLPPPPPPYHPPATPSHAQLKGAWRPRVPLPTPTRSFSYPCNRTLIQRHASNKHGSSEYSSVPRAQPPDCTNPQAMGRALLSDQQVINMEPVRREFMPDIALGVSVMSLREQHIVEMEREGPHSPMGPSGHHLPHGPCSSARLSHSHSHGPSHGHPCKRHAPEPKLEAQVEFPDLYDFSCRPATPTSIHPIPSFSGPDLYSHSCTPSSSYPPPYISDSQSQGHLQGRTAPDQLRLDVLNMTSQKHDGALASPSGAPGRMGNMPRGRSNETDLTNGLGHLRSPSGNMDGFEERHTGPREAAEDMVLAGESSGQGALQQPHRNSNSEDIVRDRRSPSKPDYPYKKSAL from the exons ATGGGCGCCAATGGATCCAGCTATCCGCACTCATGCTCCCCACGCATAGGGGGAAGTGCACAGGCACAGCAGACATTTATAG GGACGTCGTCCTACTCTCAGCAGGGATATGGCTGGGAGTCGAAGCTATACAGCCTGGAGCACGGCCACGAGCGCCCCgcagacaggaagaagaagagcctCGGTCTGGCTACCCTCAAACGAAGGTTTATCAAAAGGAGGAAGTCCAGCCGCTCGGCAGATCATGCACGGCAGATGCGGGAGCTTTTGTCAGGGTGGGACGTTCGTGACACCAATGCCCTGGTGGAGGAGTACGAGGGAACGGCAGCCCTGAAGGAGCTGAGCTTCCAGGCCAGTCTGGCACGTGCCGAGGCTCCCAACTTGCAGCGGGATCTTGCCGCCCTCTACCAGCACAAGTACTGCACTGACGTGGATCTCATATTTCAAGGTACTTGTTTCCCAGCTCACCGAGCTATTCTTGCCGCCCGCTGCCCTTTTTTCAAGACTCTTCTGTCCTCATCTCCTGGCTATGGCGCAGAGGTTCTCATGGATGTGGAGACAGCGGGCATCGATGTGCCCATGTTCTCTGCCCTTCTCCACTACTTGTACACTGGGCATTTTGGTGTGGGTGGAGCAGAGGACACCAGGCTCCAGAATGTGGATATACTAGTACAGCTCAGTGAGGAGTTTGGTACACCCAACTCCCTGGAGGCGGATATGAAGGGCTTGTTTGACTACATGTGTTACTATGATGCACTGCTCAGCTTCTCTTCGGACTCTGAAATGTTAGAGAATGGCAATGAAAGAGGGGCTGTGGCTGCAGTACCAGCAGGAGTCAATGTGGGCCCCGGGACCCCAGACGAGGACCTCAGGGCTCACAAGGCGATCCTCTCGGCACGATCGCCTTTCTTTAGGAACCTCTTGCAGAGGCGCATCCGCACAGGAGAGGAAATGACGGAGCGCACTTTGCAGACGCCCACCCGCATAGTACTAGATGAATCCATCATTCCTCGGAAGTATGTGCAGGTCATTCTCCACTGCATGTATACGGACGTGGTGGAACTGGGCCTGGTGCTGCGGGGCAGTCCGTCAGCCAGCAGCCTCGGTGAGGTCCAGGCCCTCGTGGCAGGGGGGCGAGGGGCTAGCACGCGCACTGAGGAGGCCATGGAGCTGTACCACATCGCTCTGTTCCTGGAGTTTAGCATGCTGGCTCAAG GCTGTGAGGACATAGTTGTGGAAAGCTTGTCCCTGGATTCACTCGTCCCTATCTTAAAGTGGAGCTCTCAACCCTATGGCTCCAAGTGGGTCCACAGGCAAGCCATGCACTTCCTCTGCGAGGAGTTCAGTCAGATCGTCACCTCTGATGTCCTGTATGACCTTGGCAAAGAGCATCTTCTCAGCGCAATACAGTCTGACTACCTACAG GCGAGTGAGCAGGACATTCTCAAGTATGTTGTTAAGTGGGGCGAGCAGCAGCTTATTAAGAGGATGGCAGACAGGG AGCCCAATCTGTTGAGTGGCACAGCTCACAGCGTAAACAAGAGGGGAGTCAAAAGGAGAGACttggatgtggaggagctgaaaGAGATCCTGTCTCCCCTCCTGCCTTTCATCCGAACTGAGCACATATTGCCTCCAAACAGTGACGTCCTCACTGATGCA CTTAAACGGGGTTTGATAAGCACCCCTCCTTCAGACATGCTGCCCACGGCTGAGGGGGGCAAAGCCAACGCGTGGCTGCGGCAGAAGAACGCCGGCATCTATGTGCGTCCCCGCCTCTTCTCTCCCTATGTGGAGGAGGCTAAG TCTGTACTTGATGAAATGATGGTGGAGCAGACGGACCTGGTGCGCCTGCGACTGGTGCGCATGTCCAATGTCCCAGACACACTCTACATGGTCAACAACGCTGTCCCTCAGTGCTGTCATATGATTAACCACCAACAAATGGCAAGCAATTCATCCACAGCTCCATCAGTTGTGGCCAATGAAATTCCAG tACCTCAACTGTCACTGGTGAAGGACATGATCcggaggctgcaggagctgagacacacagagcaggtCCAAAGAGCTTATGCTCTCAACTGTGGCGAAGGAGCCACTGTCAGCTATGAGCTGCAACTCCGGGTGCTGAGAGAGTTCGGACTGGCAGACGGAGCTACGGAGCTACTGCAG AATCCATACAAATTCTTCCCTGATGAACGGTTTGGAGATGAGAGTCCAATTCTGGCTCTGCGCCAGGTGGGTCGATGTCGGGTAAACAGCAGCCCTGCTATGGATAGCATGTTCACAGAGCTGGAAGGGGTAGCAGGCTTccacccccctctgcctcctccacctcctccatacCACCCCCCTGCCACACCCAGCCACGCCCAGCTCAAAGGTGCGTGGCGACCTCGTGTGCCCCTGCCAACCCCCACCCGCTCCTTCTCCTACCCCTGCAACCGTACCCTAATCCAGCGCCATGCATCCAACAAGCATGGCAGCTCAGAGTACTCCTCTGTGCCCAGGGCGCAGCCCCCAGACTGCACAAACCCTCAGGCTATGGGCCGAGCTTTGCTTTCAGACCAGCaagtg atTAATATGGAGCCTGTTAGAAGGGAGTTCATGCCTGACATTGCACTGGGCGTCTCGGTCATGTCTCTGCGGGAACAGCACATtgtggagatggagagagagggccCTCACAGCCCTATGGGCCCCTCAGGCCATCATCTGCCCCATGGACCTTGCTCATCTGCTCGtctcagccacagccacagccacggtCCTAGTCATGGCCACCCATGCAAGAGACATGCACCTGAACCCAAGCTAGAAGCTCAAGTAGAGTTTCCTGACCTGTATGACTTCTCCTGCCGACCTGCAACTCCGACTTCTATTCACCCTATTCCCTCTTTTTCGGGACCAGACCTCTACAGCCACAGCTGTACCCCTTCTAGCTCTTATCCCCCACCTTACATTTCTGACTCTCAATCACAGGGACACCTGCAGGGACGGACTGCCCCAGACCAACTACGGCTGGATGTCCTTAATATGACCTCTCAGAAGCATGATGGAGCTCTTGCCAGTCCTTCTGGGGCCCCGGGTAGAATGGGTAATATGCCAAGAGGCCGATCAAATGAGACGGACCTGACTAATGGTTTAGGCCATTTAAGGTCCCCTAGTGGAAACATGGATGGCTTTGAGGAGAGGCACACAGGAcctagagaagctgcagaagacATGGTTTTAGCAGGAGAATCATCAGGACAAGGAGCTCTTCAGCAGCCTCACAGGAACAGCAACAGCGAGGATATTGTCAGAGACCGTAGGTCACCCAGCAAGCCTGACTACCCATATAAGAAGTCTGCACTTTAA
- the LOC114848332 gene encoding putative E3 ubiquitin-protein ligase UBR7, protein MAAQRVDSGLDNIVADEDELQDALCVLAGSDPENCSYSRGYVKRQAVFACNTCTPSSAEHAGICLACANKCHDGHDIFELYTKRNFRCDCGNSKFGGFQCHLIPTKDKENDRNLYNHNFNGCYCICGRPYPDDQDTDEMIQCVICEDWYHSRHLGCTVGEPEELQEMVCETCMNKAPFLWTYATNYAVPPITGDSHHKEEAEVVKGVEEAEKHTKPSQSADTSVEHLKQEEAANKSLLCKRTHKEMTGEVTTKAMVCKLMELEAQGSGTLRKGAVFWPYSWRSELCTCTSCKRTYVAAGVQFLMDQSDTILAYEKRGLDEPFGQNLLMALTSSMDRVQQLEVIYGVKELTTSITAFLEQCVTEGKTVTVDAVHEFFEELQAKKRRRTNAGCE, encoded by the exons ATGGCGGCACAAAGAGTCGACTCGGGCCTGGACAATATTGTCGCTGACGAGGACGAGCTCCAGGATGCTTTGTGCGTTCTGGCTGGAAGCGACCCAGAGAACTGCTCTTATTCCCGG GGCTACGTGAAGAGACAGGCTGTGTTTGCCTGCAACACCTGCACtcccagctctgcagagcacGCGGGCATCTGTCTGGCCTGCGCCAACAAGTGCCACGATGGGCACGACATCTTTGAGCTGTACACCAAAAG AAACTTTCGCTGTGATTGTGGAAACAGCAAGTTTGGAGGTTTCCAGTGCCATCTTATTCCC acCAAAGATAAGGAAAACGATAGAAACCTCTACAACCACAACTTTAACGGCTGCTACTGCATATGTGGCCGGCCGTACCCAGATGACCAG GACACTGATGAGATGATTCAGTGTGTCATCTGCGAGGACTGGTATCATAGCAGG CACCTGGGCTGCACTGTAGGGGaacctgaggagctgcaggagatggTGTGCGAGACTTGCATGAACAAGGCTCCATTTTTGTGGACGTATGCTACTAACTATGCAG TTCCACCGATTACTGGTGACAGTCACCataaagaggaggcagaggtagTCAAGGGAGTAGAAGAGGCGGAAAAACACACCAAGCCCAGCCAAAGTGCAGACACTAGTGTTGAGCACCTAAAGCAGGAG GAAGCAGCAAACAAAAGTTTGCTTTGTAAACGGACCCATAAAGAAATGACTGGGGAGGTTACGACCAAAGCTATGGTGTGTaagctgatggagctggaggcccAGGGCTCGGGGACGCTGAGAAAGGGAGCTGTGTTCTGGCCTTATAGTTGGCGCTCCGAGCTTTGCACCTGTACAAGCTGCAAG AGGACCTATGTGGCGGCTGGGGTGCAGTTCCTCATGGATCAGTCAGACACTATTCTTGCCTATGAGAAAAGAGGTTTGGACGAGCCGTTCGGGCAGAACCTGCTGATGGCACTGACGAGCTCCATGGACCGTgtacagcagctggaggtcattTACG GTGTCAAAGAGCTGACAACTTCAATCACGGCGTTTTTAGAGCAGTGCGTTACTGAAGGAAAG ACGGTCACGGTCGATGCTGTACACGAGTTCTTTGAGGAGCTACAGGctaaaaaaaggaggagaacaaaCGCAGGATGCGAGTAA